A genome region from Anopheles stephensi strain Indian chromosome 2, UCI_ANSTEP_V1.0, whole genome shotgun sequence includes the following:
- the LOC118506990 gene encoding uncharacterized protein LOC118506990 has product MQDSRTSRRGEKKRNKPPAQAPQQDGNPVHEQTHRIINDLPITPTMFDGTYPAYEDFTTTLVSESSVSELSFSSESPDSDTTVHHRTADPIVELPSTPLRDGVESRECVACETISPGTIGTALGSGTVLMQRSLENRLAKQLEQMHALMDDNDEEQQLVVLKQPSIRSMASHPAFNKELMRGFMEHSETMFSLVHDTNGNSNAANSVQFVIGIEEEAATDTEAPGCSHRPARRSIVVPTVTDGSQESEFIGCFSKDNDMVLYKRTMPEGLKTEHDDRQSIETLIAHHAECLVEADNVTKPRVHVRQGNDENLLALLTFSDQSSAILKTSSAMAEAVETEEELNQAILTTYRQLLAKPDEMISMQTQAASGRKQYGLETATPIHTHQLRADAMDNLSTATSSFGLSNESPVGMVVQGSSKNWIKCPATQHAAEIVLNLRLLLEEYILRNISVTGTVLKFVSHVLSDVLQCAQQDIGQEFRQLGLVDKIKRVLDELLMPQELEDPVRIVNRLQYTIEEIRSYPIGARTVMNDEDAWNCVLRMLEKLSCELDHEIEQPERFVEALQYGIRRVMDASTVRTDQQAPNVVSIDPSPVQQHSAFPSTSSILAIDRYEAPSVSFCRPYTCFVERILLCVWSALVWIVNQMNSFWNFLNAPPPPLLSDPSATFKRYTEDDEQLHGQQTDREQLNEVKNVLRIALEKSSARAAENDDSNRSVNDRSLEMFAQLLNHAGNIELKHSDSHHNIRLQLHTSISGVLEKREADEYMTMAGNIRDHEANVAVFFEARIIALESLAEVESFMECVTRIERLSDEVDGCSDELSDETVIHAPSGTHRHDDGELVVSELIHDMVANGHYEQQLQALSSLDAEQLLQEIKHCLQDLLAPVTTAVHKIFEQFARDEVESTSVTGPAEELDPRNGVKTEEPGTSSENEAEIQDESVEEVTNPVLLTDDSNEDQLVEMRTSVVKAGATESQLSESLQELLALFHVTNDRLALIDTDITAIRNQVQQLVAGQQYQQGPPEGTNPIQTEERRSRRKSSVKHAQTPSAAPLAQCPLQRKPIALCGSGGAYCPTEIYSCHAVAPDVLVIHWRVLDESVLHCITGFEIYVDDRLRSMCYSNKRRTALIGNIDLQKHHHITLHVTSQPDTDGGTCQRAAQWAPAFFLYHT; this is encoded by the exons ATGCAGGATAGCCGTACCAGCCGCAGGGGGGAGAAGAAGCGTAACAAACCTCCAGCGCAAGCACCACAACAGGACGGGAACCCGGTTCACGAACAAACACATCGCATTATCAACGATTTGCCCATCACCCCGACCATGTTCGACGGCACGTATCCCGCGTACGAAGATTTTACCACCACTCTCGTGTCGGAATCATCCGTGTCCGAGCTTAGCTTCTCTTCCGAATCGCCGGACAGTGACACGACCGTCCACCATCGGACGGCCGATCCGATCGTGGAGCTTCCATCGACCCCGTTGCGGGATGGTGTCGAGTCGCGCGAGTGTGTCGCGTGCGAAACCATCTCACCGGGCACGATCGGAACCGCACTCGGATCCGGTACGGTGCTGATGCAACGATCGTTGGAAAATCGACTAGCGAAGCAACTGGAACAAATGCACGCGCTGATGGATGATAACGATGAGGAGCAGCAGCTGGTCGTACTGAAGCAACCGAGCATCCGTTCGATGGCGTCACATCCCGCCTTCAACAAGGAGCTGATGCGCGGCTTTATGGAGCACTCGGAAACGATGTTTAGCCTGGTGCACGATACCAACGGCAACAGTAACGCGGCCAACAGTGTACAGTTCGTGATCGGAATCGAGGAAGAGGCGGCCACCGACACGGAAGCGCCCGGCTGTTCACACAGACCGGCTCGTCGGTCGATCGTTGTGCCGACCGTAACCGATGGCAGTCAGGAGAGCGAGTTTATCGGATGCTTCAGCAAGGACAACGATATGGTGCTGTACAAACGGACGATGCCGGAAGGATTGAAAACCGAGCATGATGATCGGCAAAGCATCGAAACGCTTATTGCCCACCATGCCGAGTGTCTGGTGGAGGCGGACAACGTCACCAAACCGCGGGTACACGTACGGCAGGGCAACGATGAGAATTTGCTAGCCTTGCTAACGTTTTCCGACCAGTCATCGGCCATACTCAAAACGTCCAGTGCGATGGCGGAAGCGGttgaaacggaagaggaactTAACCAAGCGATACTTACCACCTACCGGCAGCTTCTCGCTAAACCGGACGAAATGATTTCGATGCAAACACAAGCCGCTTCCGGCCGAAAACAGTACGGATTGGAGACGGCCACACCGATCCACACCCATCAACTGCGCGCCGACGCAATGGATAATCTTTCGACCGCCACATCCAGTTTCGGGCTTTCGAACGAATCACCCGTTGGTATGGTGGTGCAAGGATCGAGCAAAAATTGGATCAAATGTCCTGCAACGCAACATGCAGCCGAAATCGTTCTCAATCTGCGTTTGCTACTGGAGGAGTACATCCTGCGCAACATTTCGGTTACCGGGACGGTACTAAAGTTTGTCTCGCACGTCCTGTCGGATGTGCTGCAATGCGCCCAGCAGGATATTGGACAAGAATTTCGGCAGCTTGGCTTGGTGGATAAAATTAAGCGCGTACTGGACGAGCTCCTGATGCCACAGGAGCTTGAGGATCCGGTCCGGATCGTGAACCGGTTGCAGTATACGATCGAGGAGATACGAAGCTACCCGATCGGTGCACGTACCGTGATGAATGACGAGGACGCATGGAACTGTGTGCTTAGAATGCTGGAAAAGCTGTCCTGTGAATTGGATCACGAAATAGAGCAGCCGGAACGGTTTGTGGAAGCGTTACAGTATGGAATAAGAAGGGTGATGGATGCATCTACCGTGCGAACCGACCAGCAAGCGCCCAACGTTGTCTCGATTGATCCTTCTCCCGTGCAACAGCACTCAGCTTTTCCCAGCACTTCCAGCATTCTGGCAATTGACCGGTACGAGGCACCTTCGGTATCGTTTTGCCGACCGTACACATGCTTCGTAGAGCGCATCCTGCTATGCGTTTGGTCAGCACTGGTGTGGATAGTGAATCAGATGAATAGTTTTTGGAACTTTCTTAATGCTCCTCCGCCGCCGCTTCTATCTGATCCTTCAGCCACCTTCAAACGGTACACCGAGGACGATGAACAGCTCCACGGCCAGCAGACTGATCGGGAACAGTTGAACGAGGTAAAGAACGTGTTACGAATTGCGCTCGAAAAATCTTCTGCCCGTGCAGCGGAAAACGACGATTCGAACCGTTCGGTGAACGACCGTTCGCTGGAGATGTTCGCCCAGCTGCTAAATCATGCCGGTAACATTGAGCTAAAGCATTCCGACTCCCACCACAACATTCGGCTGCAGCTGCACACGAGCATTTCGGGCGTGCTGGAAAAACGGGAAGCGGACGAGTATATGACGATGGCGGGAAACATCCGTGACCACGAGGCTAACGTGGCCGTATTTTTCGAGGCCCGTATCATTGCGCTCGAATCGCTGGCAGAGGTAGAATCATTTATGGAGTGCGTTACCCGGATCGAGCGACTGTCGGACGAGGTGGACGGGTGCAGTGACGAGCTGTCGGACGAAACTGTAATTCACGCTCCGTCCGGAACGCACCGACACGACGACGGTGAGTTGGTTGTCAGTGAGCTGATTCACGATATGGTAGCGAACGGGCACTATGAACAACAGTTGCAGGCGCTCAGCTCGCTAGATGCGGAACAGTTGCTGCAGGAAATAAAGCATTGTTTGCAGGATTTGTTGGCTCCGGTTACAACGGCGGTACATAAAATATTCGAACAGTTCGCTAGGGATGAAGTGGAGAGTACTTCAGTCACCGGTCCGGCGGAAGAGTTGGATCCACGGAATGGTGTGAAGACGGAAGAACCGGGTACGTCTTCAGAGAACGAAGCAGAAATTCAGGATGAGAGTGTAGAAGAAGTCACTAATCCAG TTTTACTTACAGACGACTCCAACGAGGACCAACTCGTCGAAATGCGTACATCGGTGGTAAAAGCAGGTGCGACTGAATCACAGTTGTCGGAATCGCTGCAAGAATTGCTCGCACTCTTCCACGTTACGAACGATCGGCTAGCATTGATTGACACGGATATCACAGCTATTCGAAATCAGGTCCAGCAGCTTGTCGCTGGACAGCAGTACCAGCAAGGACCTCCCGAAGGtacgaatcccatccagaccgaaGAGCGACGCTCGCGACGCAAATCCTCCGTTAAACATGCGCAAACACCTTCCGCAGCTCCGCTAGCTCAATGTCCGCTGCAACGTAAACCGATAGCACTGTGTGGATCGGGTGGTGCATACTGTCCGACAGAAATCTACTCCTGTCATGCAGTGGCACCCGATGTGCTAGTCATTCACTGGCGCGTTTTGGATGAGAGTGTGCTACATTGCATCACTGGTTTCGAG ATTTACGTCGATGATCGGTTGCGTTCGATGTGCTATTCGAACAAACGGCGAACGGCACTGATTGGTAATATAGATCTACAGAAACATCACCATATTACGCTGCACGTGACGTCTCAACCAGATACGGATGGGGGAACATGTCAGCGGGCAGCACAATGGGCACCGGCCTTCTTTCTGTATCATACGTGA